In Chryseobacterium gleum, a single genomic region encodes these proteins:
- a CDS encoding DMT family transporter encodes MHKLALFRLHLIVFLWGFTAILGKLIHANAQILVFYRMLFASVFLFIFIRVFKKESIKVSKKIFFQLAAIGFAMALHWYCFFYSIKVSNVSIALSCLSLSTLFASILEPIIFKRKIDISEVVMGAVIVACILLIFKTEFHFKEGIIYGILCAIFGTVFSVFNGKMFGKTSSGNIIFYEIFCGWFILMIFYLLSGQIFQINEINYRDLALICLLASVFTAFPMLESVKLMKYISPFTLILTVNLEPVYGIILAFFIFGESEHMSPIFYIASGVMILAIIANGLIKARKTKNLN; translated from the coding sequence ATGCATAAATTGGCACTTTTCAGGCTGCATTTAATAGTTTTTTTATGGGGATTCACTGCAATTTTAGGAAAGTTAATCCATGCCAATGCTCAGATCCTGGTATTTTACAGAATGTTGTTCGCTTCTGTTTTTCTTTTCATATTTATTCGTGTTTTTAAGAAAGAAAGTATAAAGGTTTCCAAAAAAATATTTTTTCAGCTGGCTGCCATAGGTTTTGCGATGGCGTTGCACTGGTATTGTTTCTTTTATTCTATTAAAGTTTCCAATGTCTCTATTGCACTGAGCTGTCTTTCTTTATCTACACTTTTTGCTTCGATTCTGGAACCTATTATTTTCAAAAGAAAAATTGATATATCTGAGGTGGTAATGGGAGCAGTCATTGTGGCTTGCATCTTACTGATCTTTAAAACAGAATTTCACTTTAAAGAAGGGATTATTTACGGAATTCTCTGTGCTATATTCGGGACTGTTTTTTCTGTTTTTAACGGGAAAATGTTTGGAAAAACAAGTTCGGGAAATATTATTTTTTATGAAATATTCTGTGGTTGGTTTATTTTAATGATATTTTATTTACTTTCGGGGCAGATTTTTCAGATAAATGAAATAAATTACAGGGATTTGGCGTTAATATGCTTGTTAGCCAGTGTTTTTACGGCTTTTCCAATGCTGGAGTCAGTGAAATTAATGAAGTATATATCACCTTTTACTTTAATTTTAACAGTTAATTTGGAACCTGTCTACGGAATTATACTAGCTTTTTTTATCTTTGGGGAATCAGAACATATGAGCCCCATATTTTATATTGCTTCAGGTGTTATGATACTGGCAATCATTGCAAATGGACTAATTAAAGCCAGAAAAACTAAAAACTTAAACTAA